From the Bacillota bacterium genome, the window CCTGCTCGGCTGCGCGCCGGGCCGTTGCCTCCGCCTCCTCCAGCAGCACCGCAGCAACCCTGCGCGCGTCCCCCGCCTGCAGCGCCTGGCGGATGAACGGGTGGGTGCGGTGAGTCCAGCCCGGCTGCACCACGGCCACGGTGATGCTCCCGGGCGCGGGGCGGGCCACCCGCCCGGGAAGTAGCCAGGGAACCAGCAGCCCCACCGCGAGCAGCACCGCCATCCCCGGCCTGATCCACACTTGCAGTCCCGGCCGGAGCCACGCCCTTAGCCTCCGCCAGGGCCGCACCGTGCCGGGGGGCGGGGGTCTATCCGCCGGCGCACGATTGCCGGGTCGGGTGAGACGCAGGAATACCTCGACGAGCAGGAACTGGGGGAGGACGATGGCCAGCGCGGCGGCGGAGAGACCCAGCCACCCCGCCACGGGATAGCACAGGGGATGGGCATGGAAGGCGGCTGCCCAGGCTGCGTGTCCCCAGGGCGGGCCCAGCCCGCGTTCGAGGAATGCCCTTAGCTTTTCGATACCCACCACCTGAAGAGATCCCAGCAGGGCCAGGAAACGCCAGCGGGTGGCGCGGTGAAACGCTGCCTCCCCTGCGGTGCAGGCCCACACGAGGAGCAGGGTGAGCGCCTTTGCCAGGTGGCCCGAAGCCTGGTTACCGGCCAGGAATACACCCCAGGCCAGGACCGGCAGCAGGGCGGACGGCCCCCGGACGGTGGGGGGGAGGATGAGGTGGAGACCGGCGAGCAGGGGAATCCAGGCTCCTGCTGCCAGGGGCGAGTACGCGGGCGCCATGCTCGCGGAGAGGACTGCCCCCGAGCACGCGGCCAGGAGCAGGCCCGCGATCAACCTGACGGTCCGGACCGGGCTTTCCCGGGACCCGGTCGGGCCCGGTTGCTTCCTCGATGCCCTGGTCGAGCGCGGCACCTGATTTGCCCCTGCCAGATGCTATGCGGCCGGGCGGGGATGTCTTCCTGCGATCGCGCGCGCGTGCTTCTCGTGCCGCCCGGGCCGCGACCAGCAGGGAGAATGTCACGAAAGGCAAGGAAACGAGCAGGTCCCGTCCCGGGGGAAGCCCGGCCACATGGTTGACGTACAGCAGGGTGAGATCCGCCAGCGCGTATGAGGCGGCCGCGACGGTTGCCGCCCCGTAGCCAGGGGAGCTCGCCGTCCAGCGCAGCACCGCGAATGCGGAGAGGGCCGCGCCCCCCGTCGCCCGCAGGAACACCGTGAGGAGGTCGGCCGTGTCGGGGCCCCACGTACTGCGGTACGCGGCGGCGATGAGCACGGGAAGGCGCAGCCGCAGTTCGTCCAGGCCCACGAGGGCGATAGGCAGGGTAAGATCGGCCACGGAGAGGCCCCGGCTCAGGAGGCGATATCCGGCCCAGAAGAGGCTCCCCGCCAGCGTGGACCGCAGCAGGAAGCGACCGAATTCCGCCCAGGTGGCGAAGAGGGGAAGGCCCGGCGTGCGCGTTCCCACCCACCAGTAAAGCCAGGCCGCCCAGGATAGCGCCCACGCCAGGGCGCACACCCCGGCCAGGCGACGGGTAAGGCGGCGGCCGCGGGGGATGGCCTGGCAGAGAAGGAGGACGAGGCCGATTGCCCCCGTGAGCAACTCGGTTGCTCCCAGCGCAAGAACACCCGCAGGGAGACGTTCCGTCGGGCGGAAGGCGCCCAGGGCGTCCGCCGTACGCCGGACACCAGCCTGCAGGTAGCGCAGGAAGTAGCTGCCGGTCGCCCCCGCCAGAGCCACTTCCCAGTCGACCCGCAGGACCCTGCTGTACCGGCGGCCCATCGGGCGGCCTCCTCCGCTGTTCAGAGCTGGTACTGCCGCTGCACGTTGAAGCGGTACTTGTCCCCGCGGTAGCTGGCTCGCCTGTGTTCCAGGGCGTTGCCCCGGTCGTCCCTCACCAGAGACGTCACCGCGAACACGGGTGCCCCCTTGCGCAGGTGGAGGATGCGCGCGGTAGCCTCGTCGGCGGATACGGCCTCGAAGGTCTGCTGGACGTTCACACTCTTGAGACCAAGTATCTCCCCATACAGCTCATACATGGTGAAGGAGCGGCCCTGCCCGGCCCGCTCCCGGGCCTTTTCTGCCACCTGCGGGCCCAGCCCGGGCGGAAGGTGGGATATGTACAGGACCATGGGCTCCCCGTCGGCCAGACCCAGGATGCTCATTTCCGTAAGGGGCGCGCCCGCCTCAGTGCCCAGGAGGGCGGCCAGGGCCACGTCGGCGGGCACCACGCGCACCCCCAGCACGCGCATGGCCGGCTCCTGTCCGCGGGCCCGGATGGTCTCGGCGAACCCGG encodes:
- a CDS encoding GntR family transcriptional regulator, encoding MAATRLSIDHRGPVPLHAQLKEILQNWIENGHLRRGERMPSERELCERFRVSRTTVRQALAQAEREGLLLRIHGKGTFVAPPKIAQPLVQITGFAETIRARGQEPAMRVLGVRVVPADVALAALLGTEAGAPLTEMSILGLADGEPMVLYISHLPPGLGPQVAEKARERAGQGRSFTMYELYGEILGLKSVNVQQTFEAVSADEATARILHLRKGAPVFAVTSLVRDDRGNALEHRRASYRGDKYRFNVQRQYQL